Genomic segment of Drosophila biarmipes strain raj3 chromosome 2L, RU_DBia_V1.1, whole genome shotgun sequence:
ttttattaaaatgcctaaacttaaaattttctaCCTTTGCCTGCTGAGTCTCGCAGCTCACTGAatgtaaatcaaataaaagccTCAAAGGCGGCTATTGAATACAAACCCAAACAATTCGCACTTCGATGCGTTTGTTTATAAACTGAATTTATTCGGGCTTGGATTACCGCgtaaacaattaatttatttggcgTAGTGTGCAGAAAAACAAATGTCAGATTCCAGGAAGTCGCGAGAAAAAACAGCATGGTGGGCAAAAAGTTTTTGACACAAGGCTGATGGGCAGCATTGGAAgtctttttaaaattgtgtagATAACTTCACTTTGGctacactttttaattttaatcaatgcccttttgtaaaaaaaatttattgaactcttaaaaattaaaattaaataatccTTTTTACAATAATTAGGGCAAAGGAATAAATTTCCAGAAACAGCGCAAGCGcaaatgtcaaaaaattgtaagcagTATGACCGTTTAACCACAAAAcgtcatttttatttaaataccatattttgactaaaatttctgagttaattaaaattaacaatattAACAATTAACAAATAGTTGCTATCATCAACAGTAATATCTTTATTTGAAAGAGGATTAACGAAGCTATACACAAATATTACATAGTGGCACCTAAGCTTAAGTTTCAAAAAATGCGACAGCGCAAAGGATTAGCGTATGTATAAAATCAGTTTACAGGTTCTGTAATGGCATAACAAAATCCAGCTCCAGCGCCGCACAGTTTGACTGGTGGCAGTTCTAAAAGCGTCGGGGTGCATCtgcaaaaataatacaaaaaatcttgtttaaaatatgttataaaaTTACATGGAAAAGGTACTCCtgaaaagaaagagaaaccCTACAGCTAATTAATAAAGTAACAAAGGTAACATTGTCAACTGGTCCAtgaatttgtaaattatttttgattctTACAAATTGTCAGTGCTGTTGTTGCCACAATTTCCGTGCTCGTTCCATCCCCAGGTGTAAACCTGTCCACCTGTACTTCTCAACAGTCCATGCTCGGCTCCCATATGAATTCTAGCCGTGCTCTGATCCTCTGGAAGCTTTAGGCGAAGCGGAGTGGGTATGGCCTGCTGCTCGCTGAATGAGCCAATTCCCAATTGACCATAGCAATTGCGACCCCACACGAGGATCTCGTCGTTCTTTAGGACCGCTGCATTGTGGGTCCATCCCACGGCCAGTTGTCGCACATCATCGTCGAATTGAAAGGCATTGGACTGCCCAAACTTATTGTCTCCCAATGTAAGGATTCTCTTCGTGCTACCACCGCCCGATTCGCTTAGATCCACGCACTTTAGCAGCATATGATTCTGACCACTCGAAATGGAAACTATCCGCAGCTCGTTAGGATTGTGAGCCTGTATCTTCATCGTGTTGCAGCGGTGCAGGCAGGTGGCCGTGATGTCCAGTTCGATGGGCGGTGGATCCATGATCCTTAGTCGCCCAAAAACATAGATCTTATTGTCCTGCGTGAGGACGGCACAGTGTCGCAGGCCAAAGCTGATCCTCTGAGCGGGCTCCTCCCGTGGAAGTTTCACTGGCATGGGTCTTCTGACGGCATTAAAACCTCGCTGGCAAATCCCCAGCTGCTGGAAGGCATTTGAACCCCATACATAAAGCCGTTTGGTCAGCGTAATGGCACCCGAAATGTCCCAGCCACAGCTAATGGTTTCCACAGGCACCTCCTGGAAGAGAGAAATGATCTTTCAGTCGCAGAATCctaaggaaaatttaaatttgttcttGCTTGCCCCAAAGTACTCGGTGGGAATCATCTTGAACTCGCTGTGGCACTCCTCCGTGGAGTCCAATCCCAGTTGACCGCGGTTGTTCCATCCGCAGGCATGAACCCTTCCATTGATGTCGAGGATGAGGACGTGGCCGCCACCGCCGCGAATGAAGCGAACCTGGGGGGCGGCGAAGGAGCAGTTGGTCACCCGCTGCGGTGTCATGCACAATTCGGACTCAAAGCCAAGGCCGAGCTGGCCGTGAGAATTGGCACCCTAAGACATGGCGGAAAAAAAGGACGCAAACCCAAACGAAGGAAATCACTCATTAATTTGCAATGCAAATGCCCTGTGGCGATgtctctattttttttttttgcctacCCTTGCAGTgggtaatataattttaggCCAAAGTTTACGATGCAAGGTGGGGAGATCTATATAATGCACTTTATGTTCTCCACCTTGGGGTTCCCTTAATTTAAACTAAACTTTTTTGCACAACagaatttactttttttcccCATATCTGAAGTAAATCTATAAAAGATccgatttatataaaatttgatattttcgaTGAAAGTTTACTGTCttatgttccttttaaaaaaccaaaataactGGAGAAATCACATAAAAACACTTATTCttatatatagtatatcattaaaatattaaatttgcattaatttatatttgaatTTCAACGTAATTTGATTGGATTAGACAGTTCTGATATAGTTCTTATCTCGAGCCACACTATAAAGTGTAGTTTTCAATGGTGTACTTGGCTTTTAAGTATGCTCTGGTCTTCGGTTTCCGAAGTTCCTACTCCTTTGTTTTAAAAGGATGTAGTGTGTTCCTACCCAGGCGTAAACCTCCATTTCGGTGACCACCAGTTGCTCCTTTCGCGCTGAACTTCCGGTTGTGGTTCGTCGCCGCGTTTTCCCCGGTGATTTAATGCGCCGCAGTCACGCCAAGAATGCGCCTGCA
This window contains:
- the LOC108027678 gene encoding secretion-regulating guanine nucleotide exchange factor isoform X2, with protein sequence MEVYAWEVPVETISCGWDISGAITLTKRLYVWGSNAFQQLGICQRGFNAVRRPMPVKLPREEPAQRISFGLRHCAVLTQDNKIYVFGRLRIMDPPPIELDITATCLHRCNTMKIQAHNPNELRIVSISSGQNHMLLKCVDLSESGGGSTKRILTLGDNKFGQSNAFQFDDDVRQLAVGWTHNAAVLKNDEILVWGRNCYGQLGIGSFSEQQAIPTPLRLKLPEDQSTARIHMGAEHGLLRSTGGQVYTWGWNEHGNCGNNSTDNLCTPTLLELPPVKLCGAGAGFCYAITEPVN
- the LOC108027678 gene encoding secretion-regulating guanine nucleotide exchange factor isoform X1 — encoded protein: MEVYAWGANSHGQLGLGFESELCMTPQRVTNCSFAAPQVRFIRGGGGHVLILDINGRVHACGWNNRGQLGLDSTEECHSEFKMIPTEYFGEVPVETISCGWDISGAITLTKRLYVWGSNAFQQLGICQRGFNAVRRPMPVKLPREEPAQRISFGLRHCAVLTQDNKIYVFGRLRIMDPPPIELDITATCLHRCNTMKIQAHNPNELRIVSISSGQNHMLLKCVDLSESGGGSTKRILTLGDNKFGQSNAFQFDDDVRQLAVGWTHNAAVLKNDEILVWGRNCYGQLGIGSFSEQQAIPTPLRLKLPEDQSTARIHMGAEHGLLRSTGGQVYTWGWNEHGNCGNNSTDNLCTPTLLELPPVKLCGAGAGFCYAITEPVN
- the LOC108027678 gene encoding secretion-regulating guanine nucleotide exchange factor isoform X3 encodes the protein MEVYAWGANSHGQLGLGFESELCMTPQRVTNCSFAAPQVRFIRGGGGHVLILDINGRVHACGWNNRGQLGLDSTEECHSEFKMIPTEYFGEVPVETISCGWDISGAITLTKRLYVWGSNAFQQLGICQRGFNAVRRPMPVKLPREEPAQRISFGLRHCAVLTQDNKIYVFGRLRIMDPPPIELDITATCLHRCNTMKIQAHNPNELRIVSISSGQNHMLLKCVDLSESGGGSTKRILTLGDNKFGQSNAFQFDDDVRQLAVGWTHNAAVLKNDEILVWGRNCYGQLGIGSFSEQQAIPTPLRLKLPEDQSTARIHMGAEHGLLRSTGGQVYTWGWNEHGNCGNNSTDNLFFVLFLQMHPDAFRTATSQTVRRWSWILLCHYRTCKLILYIR